A section of the Methanococcus vannielii SB genome encodes:
- a CDS encoding DUF4013 domain-containing protein, whose amino-acid sequence MFFKNYVTEPLKYGLTDSSKIVKGGLLYGIGMVLMYSSIFAIFYPLIGQLVPLNFPYNSGIIMTIGFLIGLISLILMIVVSGYFLNIIKKSINKSENLPDWNNYYGLFKTGFVFFIGVMFISIAFTIIQQLINYLIGYTGTNEGILIAISIFISIFQSLYIPIASISYAHKGDFYAFFDMPYILKKMSLEYLAVFIVVMIVTTIITLVPTAIVILIAVFAIIFIYGSIAYSTELVLASGFIGGPLMIILSILYFYSGVYSYRAFTNYFISKID is encoded by the coding sequence ATGTTTTTTAAAAATTACGTTACCGAACCATTAAAATATGGTTTAACTGACAGTTCAAAAATTGTTAAAGGGGGATTACTTTATGGAATTGGAATGGTACTTATGTACAGTTCAATTTTTGCAATATTTTATCCGTTAATTGGGCAATTGGTTCCTTTAAATTTTCCATATAACAGCGGAATTATAATGACAATAGGCTTTCTAATTGGACTAATATCGCTAATATTAATGATTGTTGTAAGTGGCTATTTCTTGAATATAATTAAAAAATCAATAAATAAATCGGAAAATCTTCCAGACTGGAATAACTATTATGGGCTCTTTAAAACAGGCTTTGTTTTTTTTATTGGAGTAATGTTTATTTCAATAGCATTTACAATAATTCAACAGCTAATTAATTATTTAATTGGATATACTGGAACAAATGAAGGCATTTTGATAGCAATTTCAATTTTTATTTCCATATTCCAATCATTATATATTCCTATTGCATCGATAAGTTATGCACACAAAGGGGATTTTTACGCATTTTTTGACATGCCATATATTTTAAAAAAGATGTCGCTTGAATATCTAGCGGTATTTATTGTAGTTATGATTGTAACTACAATAATTACGTTAGTTCCAACGGCAATTGTAATTTTAATTGCAGTATTTGCCATAATATTTATTTACGGCAGTATTGCCTATTCTACAGAACTAGTCCTAGCTTCTGGTTTTATCGGGGGCCCCTTAATGATAATTTTATCAATTTTATACTTTTATTCGGGCGTCTATTCATACAGGGCATTTACAAACTACTTTATTTCAAAAATAGATTAA
- a CDS encoding MBL fold metallo-hydrolase: protein MIDLVYFGYLERSSEKILDVSSSVTYIETRHNKIVVDTSSKSKRNHLISYFNNKGVKLDEIDYVINTHFHFDHVSNNELFKNALIINFSNISKLNDPEIKIIPTPGHTSDSISVVYQDYIISGDASPLKNNILKELPPKVHTDFELALNSIKHIKSLGKNIITGHDGILYKDEY from the coding sequence ATGATCGATTTAGTATATTTTGGATATTTAGAACGAAGCAGTGAAAAAATTTTAGATGTTTCTTCATCAGTTACATATATTGAAACACGGCATAATAAAATAGTAGTCGATACTTCGTCAAAATCCAAACGTAACCATCTAATATCTTATTTTAACAATAAAGGCGTAAAATTAGATGAAATAGATTATGTGATAAACACCCATTTTCATTTCGACCACGTTTCAAATAATGAATTATTTAAAAATGCATTAATTATCAATTTTTCAAATATTTCTAAATTAAATGACCCTGAAATTAAAATTATACCAACTCCAGGCCATACCTCTGACAGTATTTCAGTAGTATATCAAGACTATATTATTTCAGGAGACGCTTCACCTTTGAAAAATAACATTTTAAAAGAGTTGCCTCCAAAAGTCCATACTGACTTTGAACTTGCACTAAATTCAATAAAACATATAAAAAGTCTTGGAAAAAATATAATTACAGGTCATGACGGGATATTGTATAAGGATGAATATTAA
- a CDS encoding ABC transporter permease, protein MKPLKLFKLAAKMVKSSKLRSWITILGIVIGIASVIAIISAGDFLSESVSSKLDGMVSKEITLTASQNNKDKTSELTKRDVIILKGISDIEYVDIRVSTRNEIRFAGGHETANIIGVDQNVWPVMSEEELSSGRLLQSGDRNSVVISYYTAKNAFNREIGINQMVIIGNKQFKVVGILKEDETQGFGRMGGANSNIIYMPYEAVYTLESDKDATYSISEKKSGVYDSIVFTLKEGVNQTESLNTIEKKLMMSRQVNKDTIDFNLRTPMSFSGPEEIISMLTTFLSFIAGISLVVGITGISNTMFTTVLEKTREIGIMKSIGARNKDILLLFVFNSAIIGLVGGFLGLILGTIISQLIVLFIAQSMGSSYHFVLSTKSVVIAIGCSLIAGIIAGIIPAYNASKLKPVDALKSD, encoded by the coding sequence ATGAAACCCTTAAAATTATTTAAACTGGCAGCTAAAATGGTAAAATCAAGTAAATTACGTAGCTGGATTACCATTTTAGGCATAGTAATAGGAATTGCATCGGTAATTGCAATAATCAGTGCTGGAGACTTTTTATCAGAATCTGTGAGTTCAAAGTTAGATGGTATGGTAAGTAAAGAAATTACTCTCACAGCTTCACAAAATAATAAAGATAAAACGTCCGAATTAACAAAAAGAGATGTAATTATTCTTAAAGGAATATCGGATATTGAATACGTTGATATACGAGTATCTACGAGAAATGAAATACGATTTGCAGGAGGGCATGAAACTGCAAACATTATTGGAGTAGACCAAAATGTCTGGCCAGTAATGTCTGAAGAAGAACTATCATCAGGTAGGCTTTTACAGTCGGGTGACAGAAATTCAGTTGTTATATCCTATTATACTGCTAAAAACGCATTTAATCGTGAAATTGGAATAAATCAGATGGTTATTATTGGAAATAAGCAGTTTAAAGTCGTTGGAATCCTAAAAGAAGATGAAACTCAGGGTTTTGGACGTATGGGGGGAGCTAACTCAAATATAATATATATGCCCTATGAAGCCGTTTACACATTGGAAAGCGATAAAGATGCCACGTATTCAATTAGCGAAAAAAAGAGTGGAGTTTACGATTCTATCGTATTTACTTTAAAAGAAGGGGTAAATCAGACTGAATCACTTAATACTATTGAAAAAAAATTGATGATGTCAAGGCAAGTCAATAAGGACACTATCGATTTTAATTTAAGAACCCCGATGTCGTTTTCTGGCCCTGAAGAAATAATTTCAATGCTTACCACATTTCTTTCATTTATAGCCGGAATTTCGTTAGTTGTTGGAATTACGGGTATTTCAAATACAATGTTTACAACCGTTCTTGAAAAAACCCGTGAAATCGGAATTATGAAATCAATTGGTGCGAGAAATAAGGATATATTATTACTATTTGTATTTAACTCTGCAATAATAGGGCTCGTTGGGGGGTTTTTAGGGTTAATCCTTGGAACCATAATTTCTCAATTAATCGTCTTATTTATTGCCCAAAGTATGGGTAGTTCTTATCACTTTGTATTAAGTACTAAATCCGTTGTAATTGCAATAGGATGTTCACTTATTGCAGGAATTATTGCAGGAATTATTCCTGCATACAATGCTTCAAAATTAAAGCCTGTTGATGCCTTAAAAAGTGATTAA
- a CDS encoding COG1361 S-layer family protein — protein MNYFKTGSVILILLFSITGNFTYTFYGDVNDYVILNINKVNQDPDPAISGETFDLRVRVENNGGKGEGEFIIEIDPTYPFKLVEGESKTQNIGIINGYEDGNDAIIAKFRLRVSEDAIAGDYPINVRLYKKGEDSSLGYTKEITITVGTKESAEVRINIDEIIPGEKTEVTFTVKNTGSAPIKNLEFSWTSENNALLPLGSGNIKTISYIGVSESQNLTYNVLASTNVNPGVYELSINLKYDDSLKNSNSVETHIAGVSILGRTDFDVAYYGKSGSEYSFTVMNIGKSSASSVIASIPKQDGWTVTGSSSSIIGNLDNGDYTFSNFELVKIQNTELPLLVDITYTDFEGNRIIVQKEVSIYLNSFFESDNTKNIEDNVRNKGRTTPLQGIKDSVYKLISYVVVIISIIVSVVLGRFYLISKKKEIIKNR, from the coding sequence ATGAACTACTTTAAAACTGGATCAGTGATTTTAATACTGTTATTTTCTATTACCGGAAATTTTACATACACTTTTTACGGAGACGTGAATGATTACGTGATATTAAATATAAATAAAGTAAATCAAGACCCAGATCCTGCAATTTCAGGTGAAACCTTTGATTTAAGAGTTAGGGTTGAAAATAATGGTGGAAAAGGAGAAGGAGAATTTATAATTGAAATAGATCCAACATACCCGTTTAAACTAGTTGAAGGGGAGTCTAAAACTCAAAATATAGGAATTATAAATGGTTACGAAGACGGAAATGATGCTATAATTGCAAAATTCCGATTAAGAGTTAGTGAAGACGCTATCGCCGGAGATTACCCGATTAACGTTAGATTGTATAAAAAAGGAGAGGATAGCTCTTTGGGATATACTAAAGAAATAACTATAACAGTTGGAACCAAAGAGAGTGCTGAAGTAAGAATAAATATTGACGAAATAATTCCGGGTGAAAAAACAGAAGTTACTTTCACAGTAAAAAATACGGGATCTGCGCCAATAAAAAATCTTGAATTCTCTTGGACTAGCGAAAATAATGCACTTCTTCCATTGGGTTCAGGAAACATTAAAACCATTTCTTACATCGGCGTTTCTGAAAGTCAAAATTTAACATATAATGTACTTGCAAGTACTAACGTAAATCCGGGGGTTTATGAACTTTCAATAAATTTAAAATACGATGATTCATTAAAAAATAGTAACTCGGTTGAAACCCATATTGCAGGGGTATCCATATTAGGTAGAACGGATTTTGACGTAGCATATTATGGAAAAAGCGGTAGTGAATACTCATTTACTGTAATGAATATTGGAAAAAGTAGTGCAAGTTCCGTAATTGCATCTATTCCAAAACAGGATGGTTGGACAGTTACTGGGTCGAGTAGTTCGATAATTGGAAACTTAGACAATGGGGATTATACCTTTTCAAATTTCGAATTAGTTAAAATCCAAAATACTGAATTACCACTTTTAGTTGATATTACATACACGGATTTTGAGGGAAACAGAATTATTGTTCAAAAAGAAGTTAGCATTTATTTGAATTCTTTTTTTGAATCAGATAATACAAAAAATATTGAAGATAATGTAAGGAATAAAGGGAGAACTACTCCGTTACAAGGTATTAAAGACTCAGTATACAAATTAATTTCATATGTGGTCGTAATAATTTCCATTATAGTCTCAGTAGTACTTGGAAGATTTTACTTAATTTCTAAAAAAAAAGAAATAATTAAAAATAGATAA
- a CDS encoding ABC transporter ATP-binding protein, which produces MYKIITLNNVWKTYQMGEVEVQALKGVSLEINKGDFIAIVGSSGSGKSTMMNMIGCLDEPTKGEIYLKSKDISKMTESELSNLRGKTIGFVFQQYNLIPNMTAFENVILPLELQEINDYTAERAAKKALKDVGLEDKMNNKPSQLSGGQQQRVSIARALACDPEIILADEPTGALDSATGNEIMKLFLKLWETGKTIIMITHDPNLSKYAKTIVELKDGEIVKITNNLNQNKIYE; this is translated from the coding sequence ATGTATAAAATTATAACATTGAATAATGTTTGGAAGACCTACCAGATGGGCGAAGTTGAGGTTCAGGCCCTAAAAGGAGTTTCCCTTGAAATAAATAAAGGCGATTTTATTGCAATTGTTGGATCATCGGGCTCTGGAAAATCCACGATGATGAACATGATAGGATGCCTTGATGAACCTACAAAAGGTGAAATTTACTTAAAGTCAAAAGATATTTCAAAAATGACTGAATCTGAATTATCAAACCTTCGTGGAAAGACGATTGGTTTTGTTTTTCAACAGTATAATTTGATTCCAAACATGACTGCATTTGAAAACGTGATTTTGCCACTTGAATTACAGGAAATTAATGATTATACTGCCGAACGTGCTGCAAAAAAAGCGCTAAAAGATGTTGGCCTTGAAGATAAAATGAATAATAAGCCATCCCAACTTTCAGGAGGTCAACAACAACGGGTATCAATTGCAAGGGCTTTGGCATGTGATCCAGAAATAATTTTAGCAGACGAACCTACTGGGGCTCTTGATAGTGCAACCGGAAACGAAATTATGAAATTATTTTTAAAGCTTTGGGAGACGGGAAAAACAATTATCATGATTACACACGACCCAAATCTTTCAAAGTATGCAAAAACAATAGTTGAATTAAAAGATGGGGAAATTGTTAAAATAACCAATAATTTAAACCAAAATAAAATTTACGAGTGA
- a CDS encoding MarR family transcriptional regulator, with the protein MSPKVKIFLYMLIFIVSVVVLTSKFLYPPNIQVIVQADTTYIQEVPNVYTIYDCIIMVLSSFLLAISTTLIYFTLKELETPESKNTGNITLNDLSELNEHIGNIISLKVESEIKKGTENIENLNMEEPSKKAINNDKKELEDAEKIQKLVNILKGNEKTIITVLMNHGEMTQRELFERTKIPKSTLSRTLSDLELRGIILRYDHGISKKVKLNKL; encoded by the coding sequence ATGAGTCCAAAAGTTAAAATTTTTTTATATATGCTAATATTTATAGTTTCAGTTGTAGTATTAACGTCAAAATTCTTGTATCCTCCAAATATACAGGTAATAGTTCAAGCTGATACCACTTATATTCAAGAAGTTCCAAATGTATACACAATCTATGATTGCATCATCATGGTTTTATCATCATTTTTATTAGCAATAAGTACCACGCTAATTTATTTTACATTAAAAGAGTTAGAGACGCCCGAATCCAAAAATACCGGAAATATTACTTTAAACGATTTATCTGAATTAAATGAACATATTGGAAATATAATTTCTTTAAAAGTGGAAAGCGAAATTAAGAAAGGAACTGAAAACATTGAAAATTTAAATATGGAAGAACCATCTAAAAAAGCGATAAATAATGATAAAAAAGAGTTAGAAGACGCTGAAAAAATTCAAAAGTTGGTAAATATATTAAAAGGAAATGAAAAAACAATTATAACTGTTTTAATGAATCATGGTGAAATGACACAAAGGGAGCTTTTTGAACGGACTAAAATTCCAAAATCAACACTTTCAAGAACATTATCTGATTTAGAACTTAGGGGCATAATTTTACGATATGATCACGGCATAAGTAAAAAAGTAAAATTAAACAAGCTATAA
- a CDS encoding class III signal peptide-containing protein: MFKKISSKTGQVSMEIGILVAGAVVVSVVASYFYVLNSKYSDTGAGKTANQTSNSLLNLSSETCEKISKINVS; this comes from the coding sequence ATGTTTAAAAAAATATCTTCTAAAACAGGGCAGGTTTCAATGGAAATTGGAATTTTAGTTGCAGGTGCAGTAGTAGTTTCTGTAGTTGCAAGTTATTTTTATGTATTAAATTCAAAATATTCCGATACAGGGGCTGGAAAAACCGCAAACCAGACTAGTAACTCATTACTTAACCTTTCATCAGAAACTTGTGAAAAAATATCTAAGATTAATGTAAGTTAA
- the arsB gene encoding ACR3 family arsenite efflux transporter: MAKNIGFFEKYLSFWVFLCIIFGILLGKFLPDLPMYLSNITLSGVNIPIAVLIWFMIYPMMVKIDFSAVKNLGKSHLFKGLSITWIINWLIKPFSMFLIAYFFLVTLFSGYLELLPLELAKEYVAGAILLGAAPCTAMVFVWSHLSKGDPLYTLLQVSTNNLIILIAFAPIVGLLMGLSNIPVPYDTLFISVILYVVIPLVFGYSSRIYFLKNKGIEWFEKRFIPKLNNISVFGLLLTLILLFSFQGDLILNNPLYILLIAIPLIIQTYFIFGISYMWGFKWKLPHNVCAPASFIGASNFFELAVAVAISLFGIESGAALATTVGVLVEVPIMLSLVKLANLTKRRFKIV, encoded by the coding sequence ATGGCAAAAAATATCGGTTTTTTTGAAAAGTATCTTTCATTTTGGGTATTTTTATGTATTATTTTTGGAATACTGCTTGGAAAATTTTTACCGGATTTACCAATGTACCTATCAAATATTACATTATCGGGAGTTAATATTCCTATTGCAGTATTAATATGGTTTATGATATACCCAATGATGGTTAAAATAGACTTTTCTGCAGTTAAAAATTTAGGTAAATCTCACTTATTTAAAGGTCTTTCAATCACTTGGATAATAAACTGGCTAATAAAACCATTTAGTATGTTTTTAATTGCATACTTTTTCCTTGTAACATTATTTTCAGGATATCTTGAATTATTACCGCTAGAACTTGCAAAAGAATATGTTGCAGGCGCAATACTTCTTGGAGCAGCACCTTGTACTGCAATGGTATTTGTTTGGTCTCACCTTTCAAAAGGAGATCCTCTTTATACATTACTACAAGTTTCAACAAATAATTTAATTATTTTAATAGCTTTTGCACCAATTGTTGGACTTTTAATGGGTTTAAGTAATATTCCAGTTCCCTATGACACGTTATTTATTTCCGTAATTTTGTATGTTGTAATACCTTTAGTTTTTGGATACTCCTCAAGAATATACTTTTTAAAAAATAAGGGGATAGAATGGTTTGAAAAAAGATTTATTCCAAAATTAAATAATATTTCAGTTTTTGGGTTACTATTGACTTTAATTCTATTATTCTCATTTCAGGGGGATTTAATTTTAAATAATCCTTTGTATATTTTATTAATTGCAATTCCATTAATTATACAGACGTATTTTATATTTGGAATATCATATATGTGGGGATTTAAGTGGAAACTTCCACATAATGTTTGTGCCCCAGCATCATTTATTGGCGCAAGTAATTTCTTCGAACTTGCGGTTGCAGTTGCAATCTCGCTTTTTGGAATTGAAAGTGGAGCCGCTCTTGCAACTACGGTTGGAGTATTAGTCGAAGTTCCAATAATGTTAAGTCTTGTAAAACTTGCAAATCTAACTAAAAGACGGTTTAAAATAGTTTAA
- a CDS encoding thioredoxin family protein, protein MDIKIFGTGCKKCTEVYKNVKKAVDELKINAEIVKVTDIAEISEYVMITPGIAVNEGVIFEGKVPGVEEIKEELSKLY, encoded by the coding sequence ATGGACATAAAAATATTTGGAACAGGATGTAAAAAATGTACTGAAGTTTACAAAAATGTAAAAAAAGCGGTTGATGAACTTAAAATTAATGCTGAAATTGTAAAAGTTACAGATATTGCCGAAATTTCAGAATATGTAATGATAACTCCCGGAATTGCGGTTAACGAGGGAGTAATATTTGAAGGAAAAGTCCCCGGTGTTGAAGAAATCAAAGAAGAATTATCTAAACTATATTAA
- a CDS encoding arsenate reductase/protein-tyrosine-phosphatase family protein, with amino-acid sequence MDIPLKLKSEKIAFVCIHNKRRSVMAESFAKSLGLNAYSAGLEKTEQFDEKVVTVMEELGLTIKKKPETILELLKKIENIDILVTLGCIDSCPIVNAKKHILWNIEDPSGKEIEVYRKIRDEIKIKVEELLKLEV; translated from the coding sequence TTGGATATTCCATTAAAATTGAAAAGTGAGAAAATAGCTTTTGTTTGCATCCATAATAAAAGGAGAAGCGTTATGGCTGAATCTTTTGCTAAAAGTTTAGGATTAAATGCATACAGTGCAGGTCTTGAAAAAACAGAACAGTTTGACGAAAAAGTAGTAACTGTTATGGAAGAATTAGGGTTAACGATTAAAAAAAAGCCGGAAACTATTTTGGAACTTCTTAAAAAAATTGAAAATATCGATATTTTAGTTACCCTTGGCTGTATTGATTCTTGTCCAATCGTTAATGCAAAAAAACATATTTTATGGAATATTGAAGATCCTTCAGGAAAAGAAATTGAAGTCTATCGAAAAATTAGGGATGAAATAAAAATAAAAGTTGAAGAACTTTTAAAATTAGAAGTATAA
- a CDS encoding SulP family inorganic anion transporter, protein MKLNQNIKFENIRADLFAGTTVAIVALPLAMAFAIASGVSPEKGLFTAIIAGLLISLFGGSKYQIGGPTGAFVVILYSIVVTHGYEGLVIATIIAGLLLILMGILKLGSIIKYIPYPVTMGFTSGIAVIIFSSQIKDFFGLSLESVPAKFIDQWFLYISHISSINPYALILSLISVVLIIHSKKIVKNIPGPIIAIIASILLVNIFNLPVETIESKFGQIPNVIPMPMIPEITLEKIEHLFPSALSIAFLGAIESLLCAVVADGMTGDKHKSNKELIGQGFANIFSVIFGGIPATGALARTATNIKAGATSRISGITHAVMLFVFMLILAPLIIKIPLATLSAILVIVAWNMSEIKHFKSILFTAPKRDSLVLLVTFLLTVFINLNVAIQAGMVLAVLVFIQRLIEVSEISKVSKLSPEEDPHSITLKDVPPCIEVYEVNGPFFFGIADKFKSTLDVVTKRKPTAIILRMRHVPIIDATGIKNFEEFVESCKKQNIELIISGANEILTHKFEKCGLTEKIGKEHFCENIDTALEFAKKVVKKRHPELNACPK, encoded by the coding sequence ATGAAACTAAATCAAAACATAAAATTTGAAAATATTCGAGCAGATTTGTTTGCAGGAACTACTGTTGCAATTGTCGCACTGCCCCTTGCAATGGCTTTTGCAATAGCATCAGGCGTTTCACCTGAAAAAGGTCTTTTTACTGCAATAATTGCAGGGCTACTTATTTCACTATTTGGAGGGAGCAAATACCAAATAGGTGGGCCAACTGGAGCTTTTGTAGTTATATTATATAGCATTGTCGTAACTCACGGCTATGAAGGACTCGTAATTGCAACAATAATTGCAGGGCTACTTTTAATATTAATGGGGATACTAAAACTTGGAAGTATTATTAAATATATACCATATCCGGTTACAATGGGATTTACATCGGGAATTGCAGTAATTATATTTTCTTCGCAGATAAAAGACTTCTTTGGGCTGAGTTTAGAAAGCGTTCCTGCAAAATTCATTGATCAATGGTTTTTATATATTTCACACATTTCATCAATAAATCCTTATGCACTGATACTATCATTAATTTCAGTAGTTTTAATAATTCATTCAAAAAAAATTGTTAAAAATATTCCTGGGCCAATTATTGCAATAATAGCGAGTATTTTACTAGTAAATATATTTAATTTACCTGTTGAAACAATAGAATCAAAATTCGGCCAGATCCCAAACGTAATTCCGATGCCAATGATTCCAGAAATAACGCTTGAAAAAATAGAACATTTGTTTCCAAGTGCCTTATCTATTGCGTTTTTAGGTGCAATAGAGTCATTACTCTGTGCTGTTGTAGCTGATGGCATGACTGGAGATAAACACAAGTCAAACAAAGAACTTATAGGGCAGGGATTTGCAAACATTTTTTCAGTAATCTTTGGAGGAATTCCTGCAACAGGCGCCCTTGCACGTACTGCAACAAACATCAAAGCAGGAGCAACTTCAAGAATTTCTGGAATAACCCATGCAGTAATGTTATTTGTATTCATGCTTATTTTAGCACCTTTAATTATTAAAATACCTCTTGCAACACTTTCTGCAATTTTAGTAATTGTTGCATGGAACATGTCAGAGATAAAGCATTTTAAATCAATATTATTTACTGCGCCAAAAAGAGACAGTTTGGTTTTACTAGTAACGTTTCTTTTAACGGTGTTCATAAATTTAAACGTTGCAATCCAAGCTGGAATGGTACTTGCAGTATTAGTATTTATACAAAGGCTAATTGAAGTTAGCGAGATTTCAAAGGTCAGCAAACTTTCACCTGAAGAAGACCCTCATTCAATTACACTAAAAGATGTGCCGCCATGTATAGAAGTTTATGAAGTAAATGGGCCATTTTTCTTTGGAATTGCCGATAAATTTAAGAGTACCCTTGATGTCGTTACAAAAAGAAAACCTACTGCAATAATACTGCGTATGAGGCACGTTCCAATAATTGATGCTACGGGAATAAAAAACTTTGAAGAATTTGTTGAATCCTGTAAAAAACAAAATATCGAACTAATTATTTCTGGAGCTAATGAAATACTAACTCACAAGTTTGAAAAATGTGGACTAACTGAAAAAATTGGTAAAGAGCATTTTTGTGAGAATATCGATACTGCACTAGAATTTGCAAAGAAAGTCGTGAAAAAAAGGCATCCTGAACTAAATGCATGTCCAAAATAA
- a CDS encoding nucleotidyltransferase domain-containing protein, giving the protein MNSIDKIYRAYYTSKKNPLYFSELKELTGLSNSSLQNSLKKLESEKQVKKIKEKSNTFYLLKNSKKTVFKFSEIDVERFQKLNRNVRAPIQELIENSPKQLSFILLFGSASRKKETEDSDIDLMVVTYSFSDLELKNKYKEELDAFFEMAKSKAEVISLYPINIVLVELDFFMKSKDHLVNQAKLTGFPVFGHQNYHEAVLNVKR; this is encoded by the coding sequence ATGAACTCAATTGATAAAATTTACCGAGCATACTATACATCAAAGAAAAATCCACTATATTTTAGCGAATTAAAAGAATTAACTGGACTTTCGAATAGTTCGCTTCAAAATAGCTTAAAAAAACTTGAATCTGAAAAACAAGTAAAAAAGATTAAGGAAAAGTCAAATACCTTTTATCTACTTAAAAATTCAAAAAAAACAGTATTTAAATTTTCAGAAATTGATGTGGAACGTTTCCAAAAATTAAACAGGAATGTAAGGGCACCAATACAAGAACTAATTGAAAATTCGCCAAAACAGCTTTCTTTTATATTATTATTTGGTTCTGCTTCAAGAAAGAAAGAAACTGAAGATAGTGATATTGATTTAATGGTAGTAACTTATTCATTTTCAGATTTAGAACTTAAAAATAAGTATAAAGAAGAATTAGATGCTTTTTTTGAGATGGCAAAATCAAAAGCGGAAGTTATATCGTTATACCCAATCAATATAGTATTGGTTGAATTAGATTTTTTCATGAAGTCAAAAGATCACCTCGTAAATCAGGCTAAATTAACAGGTTTTCCAGTTTTTGGACATCAAAATTATCACGAGGCAGTTTTAAATGTTAAACGTTGA